One stretch of Limnothrix sp. FACHB-406 DNA includes these proteins:
- the rplJ gene encoding 50S ribosomal protein L10: protein MGRTLEDKQAIVADLKSLLTETEMVAVIDYAGLSVAELSDLRNRIAASGAVCKVTKNTLMRIAVEGDANWQPMTEFLKGTSAFLLLKGDLGAALKAYQDFQKASKKTELRGGVMEGRALTQAEVKAIADLPSKEQLIAQIAGGINGLATKIAFGVKEVPSMLARGIKAISEKQAA, encoded by the coding sequence ATGGGTCGCACGCTGGAGGACAAGCAAGCAATTGTCGCGGATCTGAAGTCGCTGCTCACTGAAACCGAAATGGTGGCAGTGATCGACTACGCGGGTCTGTCGGTTGCTGAATTGTCGGATCTACGCAATCGCATCGCTGCGAGCGGCGCGGTTTGCAAAGTGACGAAAAACACGCTGATGCGGATCGCCGTTGAGGGTGATGCCAACTGGCAGCCCATGACGGAGTTTCTGAAGGGTACTTCGGCATTTTTGTTGCTGAAGGGAGACCTGGGTGCTGCCCTGAAGGCATACCAAGACTTCCAGAAGGCCTCGAAGAAAACCGAGCTGCGCGGCGGTGTGATGGAAGGTCGCGCCCTGACGCAGGCCGAGGTTAAGGCAATTGCCGACCTACCCTCGAAGGAGCAACTCATTGCTCAAATCGCTGGTGGGATCAATGGCCTGGCCACCAAGATCGCGTTCGGTGTCAAGGAAGTGCCTTCGATGCTGGCTCGTGGGATCAAGGCAATTTCCGAGAAGCAAGCCGCCTAG